In the Dioscorea cayenensis subsp. rotundata cultivar TDr96_F1 chromosome 12, TDr96_F1_v2_PseudoChromosome.rev07_lg8_w22 25.fasta, whole genome shotgun sequence genome, one interval contains:
- the LOC120273643 gene encoding uncharacterized protein LOC120273643, with protein MGLIRSSFLFLFGTGCGIYIAQNYNVPNIEKLVDTYLKKAKETEEIYRKRKKDDD; from the coding sequence ATGGGACTAATCAGGAGCagtttcttatttctttttggaactGGTTGTGGCATTTACATTGCTCAGAATTACAATGTCCCAAATATTGAGAAGTTGGTGGATACTTATCTCAAGAAGGCAAAAGAAACTGAAGAAATTTATCGGAAGCGGAAGAAAGACGATGATTAA
- the LOC120273999 gene encoding zinc finger protein CONSTANS-LIKE 5-like, with the protein MNMNHHHQIYSYSTAPKDDSPDLLISNTFNTPLPPSFKHHPFSSSSSSSSDFIDSSLRHSFSAEDIQLMNGMQSLSDNGGQDGNAIFGKVGRYSAEERKERIERYRSKRNQRNFQKKITYACRKTLADSRPRVRGRFARNGETETETEAETESNIDNGYAYVYDYGYGYGYGSSSVNYDNGDGNGEYFWRPENTVVKEEIETDDRRRYDEDDSMWTSFLDEFSMNLPS; encoded by the exons ATGAACATGAACCATCACCACCAAATCTATTCCTATTCAACTGCACCCAAAGATGACTCCCCTGATCTCTTAATCTCCAACACCTTCAATACTCCTCTCCCACCTTCTTTCAAACATCatcccttctcctcctcctcttcttcatcctctgaTTTCATTGATTCCTCTTTGAGGCATTCTTTCAGTGCTGAAGACATTCAG CTCATGAATGGCATGCAATCATTGAGTGACAATGGTGGCCAAGATGGCAACGCCATCTTCGGTAAAGTAGGCCGATACAGCGCCGAAGAACGGAAAGAGAGGATTGAAAGATATCGTAGCAAGCGTAACCAGAGGAATTTCCAAAAGAAGATCACT TATGCATGTAGGAAAACATTAGCCGATAGCCGGCCTCGAGTAAGAGGCCGGTTTGCAAGAAATGGAGAGACGGAGACAGAGACAGAGGCCGAGACGGAGAGCAATATCGATAATGGTTATGCTTATGTCTATGATTATGGTTATGGTTATGGATATGGTTCTTCTAGTGTGAATTACGATAATGGAGATGGCAATGGTGAGTATTTTTGGAGGCCGGAGAATACAGTGGTGAAAGAAGAGATCGAAACAGATGATCGTCGTcgatatgatgaagatgatagcATGTGGACAAGCTTTCTTGACGAGTTCTCCATGAACCTTCCTTCCTAA